The following coding sequences lie in one Listeria ivanovii subsp. londoniensis genomic window:
- a CDS encoding putative RNA methyltransferase, with translation MLSKMEINKLAMIESISLLACPICGGEFVFKEPHSFVCPEQHGFDIAKPGYLHLLKQAHKTKYDQTLFESRKKVIASGFFEKLIERMTNIIIANTEKPALVLYDAGCGEGSHLARVAKELEVGGQSIQAVGLDIAKEGVKQAARDYPGIVWTVADLANCPNQLETADVILNILSPSNYEEFNRLLKKDGFLLKVVPEENYLRELREFIYVDEKSSYSNESVMSRLAEKLTVEQVERITYKAPIAKTLFVDFLEMTPLGWHIGAEKKRHLLANPPQELTVDLQIIIARRAPLL, from the coding sequence TTGTTATCAAAAATGGAGATAAATAAGCTTGCTATGATAGAAAGTATCTCACTTCTTGCTTGTCCAATTTGTGGCGGTGAATTTGTTTTTAAAGAGCCACACTCATTTGTCTGCCCAGAACAGCATGGATTTGATATTGCCAAGCCAGGGTACTTACATTTACTCAAGCAAGCACATAAGACCAAGTATGATCAAACTTTGTTTGAATCACGTAAAAAAGTGATTGCGAGCGGGTTTTTTGAGAAGTTAATTGAACGGATGACAAATATTATTATCGCGAATACAGAAAAACCAGCACTCGTTTTATATGATGCTGGTTGTGGTGAAGGAAGTCATTTAGCACGAGTGGCAAAGGAGCTTGAAGTAGGAGGACAGTCCATACAAGCTGTGGGATTAGATATTGCAAAAGAAGGTGTTAAACAAGCTGCGCGTGACTATCCGGGAATAGTTTGGACGGTAGCAGACCTAGCCAACTGTCCTAATCAATTAGAGACAGCAGATGTGATTTTAAATATTTTATCACCTTCGAATTATGAGGAATTTAATCGGTTACTAAAAAAAGATGGCTTTTTACTTAAAGTAGTTCCAGAAGAGAATTATTTACGCGAATTGCGCGAATTTATTTATGTCGATGAGAAAAGTAGCTATTCAAATGAGTCAGTAATGTCTCGACTAGCGGAAAAACTAACGGTCGAACAGGTGGAACGAATAACTTATAAAGCGCCAATCGCCAAAACATTATTTGTGGATTTTCTTGAAATGACACCACTTGGTTGGCACATTGGTGCAGAGAAAAAACGTCATTTATTAGCAAATCCGCCGCAAGAGCTAACCGTGGATCTGCAAATCATTATTGCAAGAAGAGCACCACTTTTGTAA
- a CDS encoding dihydrofolate reductase: MIIFVWAQDRAGNIGKANKMPWYLPGDLQFFKKTTTGKTLVMGRKTYESLGKALPNRKTIVLTRDKELHLSDAEVLHSRDEVLDLANTGEPIYVVGGAEIYRLFIDVADKLIVTKIEAEFDADTAFPEVDWENFSEVAKETHEKDEKNKYNYTFYTYERN; this comes from the coding sequence ATGATTATTTTTGTTTGGGCACAAGACCGCGCCGGCAATATTGGAAAAGCTAACAAGATGCCGTGGTACTTACCAGGAGATTTACAGTTTTTTAAAAAAACAACCACTGGAAAAACACTCGTCATGGGACGGAAAACCTATGAATCGTTAGGAAAGGCTTTACCCAATAGAAAAACTATTGTATTAACTCGAGATAAGGAACTGCATTTAAGTGACGCAGAAGTCCTTCATTCGCGAGATGAGGTGTTGGATCTTGCGAATACTGGCGAACCAATTTATGTAGTTGGTGGTGCGGAAATCTATCGCTTATTCATAGATGTGGCAGATAAGTTAATTGTTACAAAAATTGAAGCCGAGTTTGATGCAGATACCGCCTTTCCAGAAGTGGATTGGGAAAATTTTTCGGAAGTCGCAAAAGAAACTCATGAAAAAGATGAAAAAAATAAGTACAACTACACATTTTATACGTACGAAAGAAATTAG
- a CDS encoding thymidylate synthase, whose protein sequence is MKQYLDLEKYVLENGTQKGDRTGTGTISTFGYQMRFDLQAGFPIMTTKRVPFKLVVSELLWFLHGDTNIRYLLQHKNNIWNEWAFERFVRSSDYTGEDMTDFGLRAEKDPAFKEVYQAEMEKFKARILEEEEFASKYGELGNIYGKQWREWKTSQGETIDQLADLIEMIKTNPNSRRLIVSAWNPEDIPNMALPPCHSLFQFYVADGKLSCQLYQRSADIFLGVPFNIASYALLTHLIAREVGLDVGEFIHTMGDAHLYNNHIEQVKEQLTRTPHALPKLVLSDKPATIFDFDVADISLDGYNPDSAIKAPISV, encoded by the coding sequence ATGAAACAATATTTGGATTTAGAAAAATACGTTTTAGAGAATGGAACACAAAAAGGAGATCGCACTGGAACTGGAACAATCAGTACATTTGGTTATCAAATGCGTTTTGATTTACAAGCGGGTTTTCCAATTATGACAACGAAACGGGTGCCATTTAAACTTGTAGTAAGTGAATTACTATGGTTTTTACATGGAGATACGAATATTCGCTACCTTTTACAACATAAAAATAATATTTGGAATGAATGGGCTTTTGAACGGTTTGTAAGAAGTTCTGATTATACAGGCGAAGATATGACAGACTTTGGCTTGCGAGCGGAAAAGGATCCTGCATTCAAAGAAGTGTATCAAGCGGAAATGGAAAAATTTAAAGCACGTATTTTAGAAGAAGAAGAATTTGCCAGTAAGTACGGTGAACTCGGTAATATTTACGGTAAACAATGGCGTGAATGGAAAACTTCACAAGGGGAGACGATTGATCAGTTAGCAGATTTGATTGAAATGATTAAAACAAATCCAAACTCACGCCGGTTGATTGTATCTGCTTGGAATCCAGAAGATATTCCGAACATGGCTTTACCACCATGTCACTCATTGTTCCAATTCTATGTGGCAGACGGAAAACTTTCGTGCCAGCTTTATCAACGTAGCGCCGACATATTTTTAGGAGTCCCGTTTAATATTGCCAGTTACGCACTTCTTACACATTTAATTGCTCGTGAAGTAGGACTAGATGTAGGGGAGTTTATCCATACAATGGGAGACGCACATCTTTATAACAATCATATCGAACAAGTGAAAGAGCAATTAACAAGAACTCCGCACGCGCTTCCGAAATTAGTGCTTTCCGATAAACCAGCCACTATTTTTGATTTTGATGTGGCTGATATTTCACTAGATGGCTATAATCCAGATTCAGCGATAAAAGCACCAATTTCAGTATAA
- a CDS encoding ABC-F family ATP-binding cassette domain-containing protein: MKQLKVENLTKTYGEKSLFENISLTITEGERIGLIGVNGTGKSTLLQIISGSESGDKGTITKAKDYTIGYLAQDPIFNEEDTVLSAVFDGDTAALRAMRRYEEVLLAMSLDSENTKLHDAYTVASQEMDASAAWDMNTEAKTILERLGITDLTAKISELSGGQRKRVGLAQVLIETPDLLILDEPTNHLDFQSIRWLEEYLNRFKGAVLLVTHDRYFLDRVTNHMVELDRGSAYRYVGNYEKFMESKAVRMENEVRESEKNKNLYRKELAWMRRGPQGRATKQNARQDRFHDLEKKVKTKTDDAELAIDFVTSRLGKDVFELKNLEKHFDEKQVLQDFSLIIQPGERLGITGNNGTGKSTLLNMLAGKLAPDTGEVITGQTVQIGYYTQQNEEMDPDMRMIAYLQEAGEQVTTSGGDVISVSAMLERFLFPPNSHGKKIGSLSGGEKRRLFLLRILMERPNVLLLDEPTNDLDTQTLTVLEDYLETFNGTVITVSHDRYFLDKVVNKLLVFRAIGEVEIFYGEYSDYLRELEAKGKPAKSMKKMANTSAEKAAPEKKQKVKLTYQEQLEWDGIEEAISKLEQTIETLNETLEKTGADFTKAAEISEEITVKETELEEMMERWEFLSQFAE; this comes from the coding sequence ATGAAACAATTAAAAGTAGAAAATTTAACCAAAACATATGGCGAAAAAAGCCTTTTTGAGAATATTTCACTAACCATTACAGAGGGTGAGCGAATTGGTTTAATTGGTGTGAATGGCACCGGGAAATCAACCTTATTGCAAATTATCTCTGGAAGCGAATCGGGAGACAAAGGAACCATCACGAAAGCGAAAGACTATACGATTGGCTATTTAGCACAAGATCCTATTTTTAATGAGGAAGATACAGTTCTTTCAGCAGTTTTTGACGGAGATACAGCAGCGCTCCGGGCAATGCGTAGATATGAAGAAGTACTACTTGCTATGTCACTTGATTCAGAAAATACAAAGCTTCATGATGCCTATACAGTTGCGAGTCAAGAAATGGATGCAAGTGCAGCTTGGGATATGAACACGGAAGCAAAAACAATTTTAGAGCGACTTGGGATTACTGATTTAACAGCCAAAATTAGCGAGCTTTCTGGTGGTCAACGAAAAAGGGTCGGGTTGGCGCAAGTTTTAATTGAAACCCCGGATTTACTTATTTTAGATGAACCTACTAACCACTTGGATTTTCAGTCTATTCGGTGGTTAGAAGAGTATTTGAATCGTTTCAAAGGTGCTGTGTTACTTGTAACCCATGATAGGTATTTTCTGGATCGCGTGACGAATCATATGGTTGAGTTAGATCGTGGTTCTGCTTATCGCTATGTTGGTAATTATGAGAAGTTCATGGAATCAAAAGCTGTTCGAATGGAAAACGAAGTCCGTGAATCAGAGAAAAATAAAAACCTTTATCGTAAAGAACTTGCTTGGATGCGTCGTGGTCCTCAAGGTCGAGCAACGAAGCAAAATGCAAGACAAGACCGATTTCATGATTTAGAGAAGAAAGTGAAAACGAAAACGGATGATGCTGAATTAGCGATTGATTTTGTTACTAGTCGTTTAGGAAAAGATGTCTTTGAACTTAAAAACTTAGAAAAACACTTTGATGAAAAACAAGTATTGCAAGATTTCAGTTTAATCATCCAGCCAGGTGAACGGCTTGGGATTACGGGGAATAATGGAACTGGAAAATCCACTTTACTTAACATGCTTGCCGGGAAACTAGCACCAGATACTGGGGAAGTCATTACTGGGCAAACGGTTCAAATTGGTTATTACACGCAACAAAATGAAGAAATGGACCCAGATATGCGAATGATTGCTTATTTACAAGAAGCAGGAGAACAAGTCACGACGTCCGGTGGCGATGTAATCAGTGTGAGTGCCATGCTAGAACGATTTTTATTTCCACCAAACTCGCATGGTAAGAAAATTGGCAGTCTGTCGGGTGGCGAAAAAAGACGTTTATTCTTACTACGAATTTTGATGGAACGGCCGAATGTTTTACTATTAGATGAACCTACTAATGATTTAGATACGCAAACACTTACCGTATTAGAAGATTATTTGGAAACATTTAATGGAACAGTAATTACCGTAAGTCATGATAGATATTTCTTAGATAAAGTGGTTAATAAGTTGCTAGTTTTCCGAGCAATTGGTGAAGTAGAAATTTTCTACGGGGAGTACAGCGATTATTTACGAGAACTCGAAGCTAAAGGAAAACCAGCAAAATCAATGAAAAAAATGGCCAATACTTCCGCAGAAAAAGCCGCTCCGGAAAAAAAGCAAAAAGTGAAGCTGACGTATCAAGAACAATTAGAGTGGGATGGTATTGAGGAAGCGATTAGTAAATTAGAACAAACGATAGAAACGTTAAATGAAACACTGGAAAAAACAGGAGCAGATTTTACAAAGGCGGCAGAAATTAGTGAGGAAATTACTGTAAAAGAAACGGAACTTGAGGAAATGATGGAACGCTGGGAATTTTTATCACAATTTGCGGAATAA
- a CDS encoding formate--tetrahydrofolate ligase, which produces MSNKVKSDIEIASNAEILPITTIAERLGLDADALELYGKYKAKLSYDTIHSLTDKQPGNLVLVTAINPTPAGEGKSTVTVGLGDALSRKDKKTVIALREPSLGPTMGIKGGATGGGFAQVIPMEDINLHFTGDFHAITAANNALSAFIDNHMQQGNELGIDGRRIVWKRVVDLNDRALRKVVVGLGGPIQGVPREDGFDITVASEIMAIICLASDLKDLKRRLSEIVIGYNNKKEPITVGEMGYEGALTLLLKDALKPNLVQTLEHTPAIVHGGPFANIAHGCNSVSATSTALKLGDYVVTEAGFGADLGAEKFLDIKVPALGKAPDCVVIVATIRALKMHGGALKTELSEENVDALQKGFTNLQKHTESIETFGIPYVVAINKFITDSDAEVAKLEALCEENEIPFSLTEVWEKGGAGGLELADKVIAAVESEKADYKRIYDDAWSMEEKLDAIVTKVYGGIGVELSSKAQKQIIDFKKYGWDRYPICMAKTQYSLSDDPTLLGRPTDFVIHIREFIPKLGAGFVVALTGDVMTMPGLPKKPAALNMDVDENGNAKGLF; this is translated from the coding sequence ATGTCAAATAAAGTGAAATCAGATATTGAAATTGCATCGAATGCTGAAATTCTACCAATTACAACAATTGCAGAACGTTTAGGACTTGATGCGGATGCACTCGAACTATACGGCAAGTATAAAGCGAAATTATCCTATGATACCATTCACTCTTTAACAGACAAACAACCAGGAAATCTTGTACTTGTGACAGCAATAAATCCAACACCAGCTGGTGAAGGGAAATCTACTGTAACTGTAGGACTTGGAGATGCGCTCTCCAGAAAAGATAAAAAAACAGTCATTGCACTTCGCGAACCATCACTTGGACCAACTATGGGAATTAAAGGTGGAGCAACAGGAGGGGGATTTGCGCAAGTTATCCCAATGGAAGACATTAACTTGCATTTTACTGGTGACTTTCATGCAATAACTGCTGCTAACAATGCGTTATCAGCGTTTATTGATAACCATATGCAACAAGGTAACGAGCTCGGAATTGATGGTAGACGCATTGTTTGGAAACGTGTGGTTGACCTAAATGACCGCGCACTTAGAAAAGTAGTTGTCGGGCTAGGTGGTCCTATCCAAGGAGTTCCACGTGAAGATGGTTTTGATATTACGGTAGCATCAGAAATCATGGCAATTATTTGTTTAGCAAGTGATTTAAAAGACCTAAAGAGACGTCTTAGCGAAATTGTCATTGGCTATAATAATAAAAAAGAACCAATTACTGTTGGCGAAATGGGGTATGAAGGAGCATTAACTTTACTTTTAAAAGATGCGCTAAAACCTAATTTAGTCCAAACTTTAGAACATACACCAGCCATTGTCCATGGTGGTCCTTTTGCGAATATTGCTCATGGTTGTAATAGTGTATCTGCGACAAGCACAGCGTTAAAATTAGGTGATTATGTAGTAACAGAAGCAGGATTTGGGGCAGATTTAGGTGCAGAGAAATTTTTAGATATTAAAGTTCCTGCTCTTGGAAAAGCACCAGATTGTGTCGTTATTGTTGCAACAATTCGCGCACTGAAAATGCATGGTGGCGCTTTAAAAACGGAGCTTAGTGAAGAAAATGTCGATGCACTTCAGAAGGGTTTTACTAACTTACAAAAACATACAGAATCGATTGAAACATTCGGGATTCCTTATGTTGTCGCTATCAATAAATTTATCACCGATTCAGATGCAGAAGTAGCGAAACTTGAAGCTTTATGCGAGGAGAATGAGATACCATTTTCACTCACTGAGGTTTGGGAAAAAGGTGGAGCTGGCGGATTAGAGCTAGCCGATAAAGTAATCGCTGCTGTAGAAAGTGAGAAAGCAGACTACAAACGCATTTACGATGATGCTTGGTCGATGGAAGAAAAATTAGATGCGATTGTTACGAAAGTTTATGGTGGAATTGGTGTGGAATTATCAAGTAAAGCACAAAAACAAATTATCGACTTCAAAAAATATGGTTGGGATAGATACCCGATTTGTATGGCAAAAACACAATATTCCTTATCGGATGATCCAACACTACTTGGTCGGCCGACAGATTTTGTCATTCATATTCGCGAATTCATTCCAAAACTTGGTGCGGGATTTGTTGTTGCTTTAACAGGCGATGTAATGACGATGCCTGGTTTACCGAAAAAACCTGCAGCGCTAAATATGGATGTCGACGAAAATGGAAATGCGAAAGGCTTATTCTAA
- the mntR gene encoding transcriptional regulator MntR, with product MPTPSMEDYIEKIYSLIETKGYARVSDIADELFVHPSSVTKMVQKLDKDEYLIYEKYRGLILTTKGKQMGKRLLERHALLESFLSIIGVESSHIYHDVEGIEHHLSWNSIDRIGDVVKFFEEHPDALKALKTMEVNRPETKE from the coding sequence ATGCCAACACCTAGTATGGAAGATTATATTGAAAAAATCTATTCCCTAATTGAAACAAAAGGTTATGCTAGAGTTTCGGATATTGCAGATGAATTATTTGTCCATCCATCTTCCGTAACAAAAATGGTACAGAAATTGGATAAAGATGAGTATTTAATCTATGAAAAATATCGTGGATTAATATTGACAACTAAAGGAAAACAAATGGGGAAAAGGCTACTAGAAAGACACGCATTACTAGAAAGTTTTTTAAGTATTATTGGCGTAGAATCCTCCCATATTTATCACGATGTGGAAGGAATTGAACACCATTTAAGTTGGAATTCTATTGACCGAATTGGGGATGTTGTGAAGTTTTTTGAAGAACATCCAGATGCTCTAAAAGCACTCAAGACAATGGAAGTGAATAGACCGGAAACAAAAGAATAA
- the cspD gene encoding cold-shock protein CspD: MQNGKVKWFNNEKGYGFIESDGGEDIFVHFTAIQGDGYKSLEEGQAVIFEVVEGNRGAQAANVEKA, encoded by the coding sequence ATGCAAAATGGGAAAGTAAAATGGTTTAACAATGAAAAGGGTTACGGTTTTATCGAATCAGACGGCGGCGAAGATATCTTTGTTCACTTCACAGCAATCCAAGGTGATGGCTACAAATCTTTAGAAGAAGGTCAAGCGGTCATTTTTGAAGTCGTAGAAGGTAACCGTGGTGCTCAAGCTGCGAATGTAGAGAAAGCCTAA
- a CDS encoding ribonuclease HI family protein, which yields MEVFVDGASAGNPGPSGAGIVLKADGIHEQLAIPLAVMTNHEAEFIAIKLGLEAALKKQATFIRLYSDSKVAIEAIQKRHAKNPLFKHHLDEILQMSDPLALFFVEWRHVSQNKQADQLARQAIKKQKQSGK from the coding sequence ATGGAAGTATTCGTGGATGGAGCAAGTGCAGGAAATCCTGGTCCAAGCGGTGCAGGCATAGTTTTAAAAGCAGATGGCATACATGAACAATTGGCGATTCCTCTAGCAGTTATGACTAACCATGAAGCGGAATTCATCGCGATTAAACTAGGTCTTGAAGCAGCTCTAAAAAAGCAAGCAACTTTCATTCGTCTATACTCAGATTCTAAAGTGGCGATAGAAGCCATTCAGAAAAGACATGCTAAAAATCCTTTATTTAAACATCATCTTGATGAAATTTTACAGATGAGTGATCCTCTTGCATTGTTCTTTGTCGAATGGCGCCATGTCAGTCAAAATAAACAAGCAGATCAACTGGCACGTCAAGCTATAAAAAAACAGAAGCAATCTGGGAAATAG
- a CDS encoding 5'-3' exonuclease — MSENRENLLVVDGMALLFRAFYATAVSKQFMFNQHGIPTNGVQGFMRHMFAAIRQSNPTHTLICWDMGSQTFRNELYDGYKAGRTAPPEEMIPQFDLAKEVATGFGFVNLGVPGFEADDCIGTITVQAASTISTTVLSGDKDLLQLIAPTNDVWIMQKGYGNYKRYNEVTFFEEMGITPRQFIDVKALMGDTSDGYPGVRGIGEKTAIKLIQEYESIEGVLSNLAKLKPAQQTKIQEDLAMLELSQKLARIHTEVPLEMNLDSLKYNGFREDAYSVIEKYGLKTLTRDIE; from the coding sequence ATGAGCGAGAATCGAGAAAATTTGCTTGTTGTTGATGGAATGGCATTACTTTTCCGGGCCTTTTATGCAACGGCAGTTTCGAAACAGTTTATGTTTAATCAACATGGAATACCAACAAACGGGGTTCAAGGATTTATGCGTCATATGTTTGCAGCAATCCGCCAAAGTAATCCAACCCATACACTTATTTGTTGGGATATGGGTTCTCAGACATTTCGTAATGAACTTTATGATGGTTATAAAGCTGGCAGAACCGCTCCGCCAGAAGAAATGATTCCACAGTTTGATTTAGCCAAAGAAGTTGCAACTGGGTTTGGTTTTGTGAATTTAGGTGTACCAGGTTTTGAAGCGGATGATTGTATTGGCACGATTACTGTCCAGGCTGCAAGTACTATTTCAACCACAGTGCTAAGTGGTGATAAGGATTTATTACAACTGATTGCACCAACGAATGATGTTTGGATTATGCAAAAGGGTTATGGCAATTATAAACGATATAATGAAGTGACATTTTTTGAAGAAATGGGTATTACTCCGCGCCAGTTCATTGATGTAAAAGCACTGATGGGGGATACCTCAGATGGATATCCTGGTGTTCGTGGCATTGGTGAAAAAACAGCAATTAAATTAATTCAAGAATACGAATCAATTGAAGGAGTTTTATCCAACCTCGCTAAACTCAAGCCAGCACAGCAAACGAAAATTCAAGAAGACTTAGCGATGTTAGAACTAAGTCAAAAATTAGCTAGAATTCATACAGAAGTACCGCTCGAGATGAATTTGGATAGCTTAAAATATAACGGTTTTAGGGAAGATGCCTATTCAGTTATTGAAAAATATGGTTTAAAAACGCTCACTCGAGACATAGAATAA
- the rpsN gene encoding 30S ribosomal protein S14, producing MAKKSKVAKHEQQKALVEKYAELRRTLKAEGRYEELGKLPRNSSPTRLHNRCALTGRPHGYMRKFDMSRIRFRELAHQGQLPGVKKASW from the coding sequence ATGGCTAAAAAATCAAAAGTTGCTAAACATGAGCAGCAAAAAGCATTGGTAGAGAAGTATGCTGAATTACGTCGAACGCTAAAAGCTGAAGGTCGTTATGAAGAACTGGGTAAATTACCAAGAAATTCATCACCAACAAGATTACACAATCGCTGTGCCTTAACAGGTCGCCCACATGGTTATATGCGTAAATTCGACATGTCACGGATTCGTTTTCGTGAATTAGCACATCAAGGACAATTACCCGGCGTGAAAAAAGCAAGCTGGTAA
- the chiA gene encoding chitinase ChiA, with translation MNGKPIMFGGLSLLLVGTGIGSFGGTAQAATDDASIMPDISNKQVLVGYWHSWKSTGNDGYQQGTSADIALKDTPKAYNVVDVSFMKGDGVNRIPTFKPVGISDSDFRAQVGALNKEGRAVLLALGGADGHVELKAGDEQAFANEIIRQVEKYGFDGLDIDLEQSAITAGDNKTVIPAALKMVKDHYKAEGKNFLITMAPEFPYLKPGSAYESYLTSLANYYDYIAPQLYNQGGDGVWVDETNQWIAQNNDTLKESFLYYMADSFINGTRGYLKIPANKFVFGLPANVDAAATGYVTDPQIVKNVFTRLQAKGTPVKGIMTWSVNWDAGKNKAGVAYNNGFSNAYGPLVGTK, from the coding sequence ATGAATGGGAAACCAATAATGTTTGGTGGTTTATCTTTACTTTTAGTAGGAACGGGAATTGGGTCATTTGGGGGCACAGCGCAGGCAGCAACGGATGATGCATCTATTATGCCGGATATCTCTAATAAACAAGTGTTAGTTGGATATTGGCATAGCTGGAAATCAACTGGAAACGATGGCTATCAACAAGGCACCTCCGCAGATATTGCTTTAAAAGATACACCAAAAGCATATAATGTGGTGGATGTTTCTTTCATGAAAGGCGACGGGGTGAATCGTATTCCGACATTTAAACCTGTGGGAATAAGTGATAGCGATTTCAGAGCGCAAGTGGGGGCTTTGAACAAAGAAGGACGTGCAGTTTTATTAGCTCTTGGTGGTGCAGATGGACACGTTGAATTAAAGGCAGGGGATGAGCAAGCATTCGCAAATGAAATTATTCGCCAAGTAGAAAAATACGGATTTGATGGCTTAGACATTGATTTAGAACAAAGTGCTATTACTGCTGGGGACAATAAAACCGTTATTCCGGCAGCGTTGAAAATGGTAAAAGATCACTACAAAGCAGAAGGTAAAAATTTCTTAATCACGATGGCGCCAGAATTCCCTTACTTAAAGCCTGGAAGTGCCTATGAAAGTTATTTAACCTCTCTTGCTAATTATTATGATTATATCGCCCCACAACTATATAACCAAGGTGGAGATGGTGTTTGGGTGGATGAAACGAACCAATGGATTGCCCAAAACAATGACACACTGAAAGAATCATTCTTATATTATATGGCAGATTCTTTTATTAATGGAACGCGCGGTTATTTAAAAATTCCTGCGAATAAATTTGTCTTTGGTTTGCCAGCTAATGTGGATGCCGCTGCAACTGGTTATGTAACAGATCCGCAAATTGTCAAAAATGTCTTCACTCGCCTGCAAGCTAAAGGAACGCCTGTAAAAGGGATTATGACTTGGTCGGTTAACTGGGATGCTGGTAAAAATAAAGCTGGCGTTGCGTATAACAATGGCTTTTCAAATGCTTATGGGCCCCTTGTAGGAACTAAATAA
- a CDS encoding xanthine phosphoribosyltransferase: MKLLEEFIKEKGTVLPGNVLKVDAFLNHQIDPGLMQEIGNEFAERFKGLGITKIVTIESSGIAPAVFAGLALSVPVVFARKKKSVTLTENLYTSRVYSYTKKESNDISVSKSFLTEADTILVIDDFLANGQAALGLLELAELAGVKVAGIGIVIEKSFQQGRALLNQTGIPVYSLARISSLENEEILFLEEE; this comes from the coding sequence TTGAAACTACTGGAAGAATTTATTAAAGAAAAAGGGACCGTTTTACCAGGCAACGTCTTAAAAGTAGATGCTTTTTTAAATCATCAAATTGATCCTGGTTTGATGCAAGAAATCGGGAATGAATTTGCTGAACGATTCAAAGGTTTAGGCATTACCAAAATAGTAACGATTGAATCATCAGGTATTGCTCCCGCAGTTTTTGCAGGATTAGCGCTTTCAGTTCCAGTTGTTTTTGCGCGGAAGAAAAAATCGGTCACACTAACAGAGAATCTTTATACTAGTAGGGTTTATTCTTATACCAAAAAGGAATCAAATGATATCTCAGTTTCGAAATCATTTTTAACAGAAGCAGATACGATTTTGGTGATTGATGATTTTCTTGCTAATGGACAGGCTGCACTTGGGTTACTTGAACTTGCTGAACTTGCTGGAGTCAAAGTAGCAGGAATTGGTATTGTGATTGAAAAATCATTTCAACAAGGCCGAGCATTATTAAATCAAACAGGGATTCCCGTTTACTCACTAGCTAGAATATCCTCACTTGAAAACGAAGAAATCTTATTTTTAGAGGAGGAATAA